In Desulfosudis oleivorans Hxd3, the DNA window CGGTGGATTTGGAGCCGTTGTGCCGTTTCAACACCACGCCCTCGAACACCTGAATGCGCTCTTTTTCACCTTCTTTGATCTTCACATGCACCTTGACCGAGTCGCCGGACGAAAAATCCGGCAGGTCCAACCGCATATGTTCTTTTTCCAGTTGTCTGATCGCTTCCATGTTTTCCTCCAAAAACCTTATATTTGGCCGTTCCCGCACATGCGGAAACCGACGTTGACCCGCCTTTATACCCTATCTTCTGCCAGTCTGTCCAGCATTATCGACACAGCCGACCGAACAGAAAGATGATTATATGCACTTTTTCCGGCCAGGGGCTCCAGCACACAGTCGGCCTGATCGAGAACCGACGGCGCCAGGCCCCAGGCAGTGCCGAACACCAGCAGCACCGGGGAGGCGTTAAGCCGGTCTTTTAAATACTCCATGGTCACCGCACCCGGATGGAGCCGGGCCGTGGTGGCCGCCACCAGGGGGGCCGTGCCGGTATCCGCGGTCACAAGGGCCGCTGCCTCGGCCAGGCTGTCGCACACCCGCATCAGCTCAAAGGCCTGTGCCCGCAAAGGGTTATACCGTGACCCACTCCCGTCGGTCCAGTGGGCGATGATCCGTTTTACCAGCCGCTTCTGGTCTTCCAGGGGCGTCACCACAAAATAACCGGCCGCTCCGTAAGTTTTTGCGGCCCTGGCAATGTCGTGCAGGTCCAGGTTGGTCACGGCCGAGGCAATGGTCTCCGCCTGCCGGCCCAGGACCGGGTGGTGGACCAGCGCAATGTAGAGGCGAACCGGGCTAATCGGCGACAAGGGTTTCAACCTTCCGGCACCACGCTTTGAGCGCCTTTTTCTCCTCCGGGGTCAACGCTCTTTCCAGCAGCAGGTCCGGCCGCTTGAGCAGGGTGCGAACCAGGGAGGTTTCCAGTCGCCAGGCTTCGATCCGGGCGTGGTTGCCGGAAACCAGGACTTCGGGCACCGGTTCCCCTTCAAATACCGGGGGCCGGGTGTAGTGGGCGTGCTCGATCCGTCCCTGCACAAAGGTCTCCTTTTCCGCCGAGTCCTCGCCGCCCAGGGCACCGGGAATCAGTCGGGTGACCGCGTCGATGACGATCATGGCCGGCACCTCGCCGCCGGAAAGCACGTAATCGCCCACGGAAATCTCATCGTCAATCAGTCCCTGGCAGACCCGCTCGTCAATGCCTTCGTAACGGCCGCACACCAGAATCAGGTCTTCGGCGGCATCGGCCAGGTGCCGGGCCGCCTCCTGGGTAAACCCCCGGCCCTGGGGGGTCAAGAGCACTGTACGGGCCGACGGATAGGCGTTTCTGGCATCCCGAATGGCCGCTGCCAGGGGCTCGGGCTTCATCACCATGCCGCTGCCCCCGCCGTAAGGCCGATCATCCACGGTCCGGTGACGATCTTTTGTATAGTCGCGAATGTCAACGGTCCGGCACGAGATGGTGCCGCTTTCTACGGCCCGCCGGACAATGCCATGCTGGGAAAAGGCATCCACCATCTCCGGGAAAATCGTCAACACCGTAAAGTTCATGGCACGCCTTTTTTGTCCGGCCTTTCGGGCCGGTTCGAATATGCCGCAAGCCCCGCCTGTGGCAGGGCTAAAAAATTTCAATTTCATGAAAGATACGGGCTACCCGTATCTTTCACGAGTTGATTTGGCCGCAGGTGCAAGGCGCGGGACATGAAGCTGTAGTCAATCTACCGCGAATGTCCCGCAACACAGCAACTGCGGTCAAGGTGACTCGCCCGAAGGGTGAAATTTTTCGGTATAAAATTGGCTCAAAAGGCCTCAAGTCGTCCATGACAGTTTGTGTTTTTAAAAAAATGCAATTTCTATTACGATATACTGTTTCTGATCCAGATATTCACCCATACCAAAAATTTCATGAAAGATACGGGCTACAGGGATTCCGGCAGGCTCACCTGCATGGTGCCGGCCGCCAGGTCGATGTGCCCGACCACGGACTTGAGGGCGGGCACCAGGGTCTCCTTCCCGGTATCGGCGTCGGTCACCACATACACATCGTTGCCCGGCGTGGGAATAATCGATGTGATACGGCCCAGCAAGGTCTTTTTGTCAAACACGGCCAGGCCGATCAGGTCATCCCAGTAATAGGTGTCGTCCTCAAGGGGCGGCAGGGAGGCGCGCAGCGCGAATAGTTCGTATCCCACCACGGCCGCGGCCTGCTCGCGGCTGTCCAGTTCCAGAGCCCCCAAAAGGAAATGGCGACCATGGGGTTTGCACCATTCAATGGTGCAAACCCGCTCGTCGCCTTTGGGACCTCGTAGAAAAAGGGTATTTCCCTGCGAGAACTCCGCGATGTCACCGGAGTGGGAATAGACCCGGACAGTTCCGCGAATTCCATGAATACCGACGATTTTGCCCACACATAGGAATTCGCTGCTGTTCATGGGAAAAGCTACTCGATGATCTCGAGCACCGTGCGTTTTTTGAGCTTGGCCGAAGCAGCGCTCAGAATGGTGCGCAAGGCACGGGCCGTGCGGCCCTGTTTGCCGATGATCTTGCCCAGATCCTCCTTGGCCACCTTGAGCTCCAGAACCGAGGTCTGGCTGCCGTCCACTTCCGTCACCACTGTCTGGTCGGGGTTGTCGACAAGCGCCTTTGCGATGTACTCGATCAACTCTTTCATGGACATAGCCGCATCTCCTTGCTGTGTTCGTTGCAGTTTAGACGACTCCAACGTATACGGTCAACAACACACTGGTCTGGCTGTGAAAGTTAATCTTGTGGAAAGTATACCATTTTTATCGCAAAACGCAAACGCGAAACGCACGGGCGAAGAATCTATGAGACCGCAACGCCCTCTTTTTTCAGAATGCTCTTCACGGTGCGGGTGGCCTGGGCGCCCTGGCCCAGCCAGTGCTCGACCCGGTCCTTTGCCACGACGACCTCCGCCGGATTCACCAGGGGGTTGTAGGTACCCACCTTTTCAATAAACCGGCCGTCCCGGGCATACCGCTCGTCCGCCACCACCATCCGATAAAAGGGACGTTTCTTGCGACCACATCTTGCCAATCGAATTTTTACCGCCATGTTTTTCTTTTCTCCTTAGAACGGCATCATGCCGCGGCCCAGACCGCGCATGCCGCCCTTGTTGATTTTTTTTACCATTTTCATCACCTGCGTGTAGTCCTTCAACAGCCGGTTGACCTCCTGCACGCTGGTGCCGCTGCCCTTTGCTATTCTTTTCCGCCGGCTGCCGTTGATGATGGCATGCCGCCGCCGTTCCTCCGCTGTCATGGAGTTGATGATGGCTTCGATGCGGGAGAGCTGCCCGTCATCCACCTCCATGTCCTTCATCTGTTTGACCTTGCCCATGCCTGGAATCATCTTCATCAGATCGCCGATGGAGCCCATCTTGCGAATCTGGGTCATCTGGTCCCGAAAATCCTCCAGGGTAAACTCGTTTTTCCGCAGCTTTCGCTCAAGGTCCGCCGCCTTTTTCTCGTCCACAACGGACTGGGCCTTTTCGATGAACGAAAGCACATCGCCCATGCCCAGAATGCTGGAGGCCATGCGGTCCGGGTGAAACGCCTCCAGGGCGTTTGTCTTTTCGCCCACGCCCACGAACTTGATGGGCCTGCCGGTCACCGCCTTGATGGAAAGCGCCGCGCCGCCCCTGGCGTCGCCGTCCATCTTGGACAGGATCACGCCGCCGATGTCCAGCCGTTCGTTAAAGGACTGGGCGATGTTGACTGCGTCCTGGCCGGTCATGGCATCGGCCACCAGCAGAATGTCCGACGGCGACACGGCCTGCTTGATGCCGACCAGCTCCTCCATCAACGCTTCGTCGATGTGAAGCCGGCCCGCCGTGTCCAGAAGCAGCGTGTTGCACCCCTGCTGCTGGGCCGCCACCCGGGCCTGGCGGCAGATATCCACCGGGTTCATGCCGGGATCCGACGCAAACACCGGCACCTGGACCTGGCTGCCCAGCTTTTTGAGCTGGTCGATGGCCGCGGGCCGGTAAACGTCCGCCGGCACCAGAAAGGGCTTTCTGCCCTGCTTTTTCAGATAAACGGCCAGCTTGGCGGCGGTGGTGGTTTTACCGGAGCCCTGAAGCCCCACCAGCATCACCGACACCGGGGCCTGGCCGGTCAGGTTCAGGTCCTGCCGCGTTTCCCCCATCAGCCGGGTCAGCTCTTCGTAAACGATCTTGATGACCTGCTGACCCGGGGTCAGGCTCTCCAGCACATCGGCGCCCACGGCCCGTTCCCGAATGTCGGCGATAAACTGCTTGACGATCCGGTAGTGGACGTCGGCCTCCAGCAGGGCAAACCGCACCTCCTTGAGGCCATCGTCGATATTCTTCTCGGTAAGCGTTCCCTGGCCTTTAAGCTTCTTAAAAACCGAATTCAGCTTGTCGCTCAGGTTCTCAAACATATGCTCGCCGTTGCACTCCTTTTTTCACCGGCCCCATGCCCCGTTTGAAACGAATATGGCCGGCCCGATAGACCCGCGTCACAGGAAGCGGGAAGAAAAACCACCCGCGGGCGACCTGCCACAGCGGATGGCCGAAAACTAAACCCTTGAAACTAATATTTTAGCAACGGCATGTCAAGAAATTTATACTATACAGGGCCGCCAAAATTCATTATAAAAGGCATCATGAACAGCACCGCCTTGCCACAGGAGATTCAGAACCTCACCCGGGCCCGGTTTGCCGACTGGCTGAACGCGCACAATATCGCCCCCTACCGGGCCGACCAGGTGTTTAAATGGCTCTTTGTTCACCGGGCGGAGAGTTTTGACCAGATGACCAATATTTCCAAGCCGGTACGAACACTTCTGGCAGAATCCTTTATTATCGGCCGCTTGAAAATTGCCAGAACCCAGCAGTCCGCCGACGGCACCCGCAAATACCTGTTTGAACTGTCCGACGGTGAGCATATTGAAAGCGTGCTGATTCCCGAGGAGGACCATTTCACCCTGTGTGTCTCCACCCAGGTGGGATGCGCCCAGGGGTGCGCCTTCTGCATGACCGCGAAAAAGGGATTTGTGCGCAACCTGACCCCGGCGGAGATCACCGGCCAGGTTCTCGGCGCGTTAAAAACCCTGGCCCCGGAAGAGCGGCTGACCAACATCGTGCTCATGGGCATGGGCGAGCCCCTGGCCAACTACGACAACGTGATCACCAGCCTGGACACCATCTGCGACGGGGACTGCGGCCTTCAGTTTTCCACCCGCCGGGTCACCCTCTCCACCTCGGGCCTGGTGCCCCGCATGGCACCGCTGGGCCTGGCCACCACGGTCAACCTGGCCGTCTCCCTGAACGCCACGGACAATAAAACCCGGGACATGCTCATGCCGATCAACAAGACCTATCCCATTGAGGTGCTGCTGGAGGCGTGCCGGACCTACCCCCTTTCCAACCGGCGCAAGATCACCTTTGAGTATATCCTGATGGCAGGGGTCAACGATTCGGAAAAAGACGCATTGCGCCTGGTCAAGCTGCTGCGGTCCATCAAGGCCAAGGTCAACCTGATTCCTTTCAACGAGCACGAAGGCGCGGCCTTCAAACGGCCTGACGATGCCGCCATCGAACGCTTCAAGCAGATTCTTCATGACCGCCAGTACACGGTGATGACCCGGCAAAGCAAAGGCGCCGACATATCCGCCGCCTGCGGCCAGCTGGCAGCGGACATTAAAAAGTACGGTCAAAACAAATAGGAAAGCCCCATGTCCCACATGGAGATCGAGGTCAAATTCTTTCTGGAAGACAAGGCTGCGGTGCGACAGCGCATTCTGGCCCTGGGCGCGGTTTCCCAGGGCGAGCGATTTGAAACCAACATCCGGTTTGAAGACAGAGAAAAAAGCCTGATCCGGCGTAACGTGCTGCTGCGGCTGCGAAAGGACAGCCAGGCCACCCTGACTTTGAAAATCCCGCCGGAAGTGGCGGACACCGAGTTCAAGGTGTACCGGGAGATTGAGACTCAAGTCACCGATTTTGAAAACACAAAACAGATCCTTGCCGGGCTGGGCTTTTTGCCGGAGCAGGTCTACGAAAAATGGCGGGAAACCTTTACGGCAGGACCGGTTGTCCTCTGCCTGGACACCCTGCCCTACGGCGACTTTCTGGAAATCGAGGCGAATAAAGAGAACATCCGGCAGTGGGCCGAAAAGCTGGGCCTTGCCTGGGAAAACCGGCTGGTGACCAACTACCTGGGAATGTTTGCCCGCATGCGGGAAAAATACGGCCTGGCCTTTACCGATGTGACCTTTGAAAATTTTGAGGGCGTGGTTGTGGCCCCGGAGGACTTTTTCAAAGCTGAATAGTTTCCATCCATAAATGAGAATTTTTCCTCCCCCACCCCAAACGCCATTTTTGTTTCCGGCGGTCTCCTTTTTTGCGGTGAATTTAATTTTTCGAGGGTCCCTTTAACGCCCTCGTATGAGGCAGGGAAGTCTGTTTTCTCTTGACATTTCATACCTTTCATTGCATTCTACACAAAAAACCCCCTCATGAGCAGCAGTCGTTCCCCTGAAAAAAAGAAAACAAACCATGGGTCAGAAAATAAGACAAACCGGATGTGATCAGCGAACGATAGAAGCCTTTCTTCAGGGTGCCGACATCGTTCTGGATTCGATTCGTGAACCGTTACTGGTGCTGGATCCTGCCCTGAAGGTTGTAATCGCCAATCGCTCCTTTTACCTGACATTCGGCGTCAACCCGAAGGAGACGGAAGGGGCATTAATATATGATCTTGGCAACCGGCAATGGAACATCCCCAGGCTGAAAGAACTGCTTGAAGATATCCTTCCCGGAAATACACTGTTCCATGACTTTGAAGTGGAGCATGATTTTGCGACTATCGGCCGGAAGATCATGCATCTGAACGCCCGGCGGATTTACACTGAGCCAGACCAGACCCAACTGATCCTGCTGGCCATTGAGGATGTGACCGACCGGGTAAGCTATAGAAGGAACCTTGAAGGGCTGGTTAAAAAGAAAACGGCTGAACTGACCGTTGCCCTGGAAGAGGCGGAAGAGAAAAATCGCATCGCTGAGACATCCCTTTCCGAAATCAAAAAGTTAAAGCAGCAACTGGAAGCGGAAAGAGCCTATCTGCAGGAAGAGATCAAACTGGAGTACAATCATGAGCACATTATCGGTCAAAGTGACGGGCTCAAATACGTACTCTATAAAATTGAACAAATCGCCGACAGCGATACCACGGTACTGGTTCTTGGCGAGACAGGCACCGGCAAAGAACTGGTTGCCCGGGCCATTCACAACTTGAGCCGCCGCAAAAACCGGACGATGTTAAAAGTAAATTGCGCGGCGCTGCCCACAAACCTGATCGAAAGCGAGCTGTTCGGGCATGAGAAAGGCGCCTTTACCGGGGCGCATGCCAGGCACACGGGACGCTTTGAGGTCGCCAACGGCACCACCCTTTTTCTGGATGAAATCGGCGAATTGCCGCTGGAACTGCAACCCAAGCTGCTCCGCGTACTCCAGGACGGCGAGTTTGAACGGCTGGGCAGTTCCCACTCCACCAAAGTCGATGCGCGGATTATTGCCGCCACCAATCGCAATCTGGAAGAGGAAGTCCGTAATGGCAATTTCCGTGAGGATCTCTGGTACCGGTTAAATGTTTTTCCGATTACCATGCCGCCGCTCCGGGATCGCCTGGACGACATTCCGCTCCTGGTTGAGTTTTACGTCAAAAAAATTTCCAGGCGGATGGGCAAGACCATTGAAACGATTCCTTCAAAAATTATGGAGACGTTACAGGCATATCCGTGGCCCGGCAATGTCCGGGAGCTGGAAAACGTTCTTGAACGCGCGGTGATCAACTCGTCGGGAACCAAGCTGCGTCTGGTTGATGAGCTTAAAAGGCCGTTCAGGGGGTTAAGCTCAAGCGAAAAAACCCTGGCAGCGGTTGAACGGGACCATATTGTACGCGTCCTTGAACAGACCCAATGGAAAGTCGGCGGTAAAAACAGCGCCGCTGAAATTCTCGGGCTCGACCGCAGCACATTGCGCGCCCGCATGCGTAAGCTCAATATCTCCCCCCCCAAAACAATAAAATAACCCTGGATAGCCGAATCAGGCCCAGCCCCTCCGCATTCCTTTTCACCACCACACCCTCAGAAAAAACAAAAAAAGGCCATATACGACCATCGGTTATATATGACCTTTTCAAACAGCAATTAACGACACACCAAGAACCTTTTCTAAAGCGATTTCCTTTAAATATCAAAATCATAAGAGATAATGCCGCCTGCATTCCCCGCCTGGCACGAAATTTGAATGTTTACAACTGGTTGGGTCTTATGTGCCAACACGCTTCAGGCGATAGGGGAATAACAACGGTTCACAAATAAAGAGCCATGGGGATTTTTTATTCCTGAACCTCCCTCAAACCCGAATACGATTGGAAATATGCCGTATAACCCAAGATGGCGCAGGCATGAATAACGCGATAAGGAGGGATGAAATGACGCACGACACCATGACCGCTATCCGCAAGGGACCCTTTGGAGATGCGGGTGACAGGCAGACGCATTCTCTGGAGCAGAACAATCAGAACGTTCAACCTGTCCGCAGCCTGGTGATTGATGATGACAGCACTATCCTCAGATACGTGGCCCTGATACTTGCCATGCTCAAATTTCAGGAGGTGGAAACCGCCCAAAAAAAACCTGAAGTCATGGAAAAGCTGTCCACCGGCCCCTACGACCTGCTGCTCACGGACCTGGAGATGCCGGACGTGAATGGTTATCGTCTGAGCCGAATGATCAAAAAAAAGCGGCATGGCACCAAAATCATCATGATGACGGGACGTGATAAGAACGACTGCCATGGAATAGTGGCCTCAAAGTGGGTTGACGGGTGGCTCTTCAAACCCTTTGGGCTAAAGGAGCTGCGCCCCATGCTCCAGTGTCTGGGGATGGTCAGGGATTAACCTGAATCATTATTGTCCAAAAAAGGGTTTAATCCTGGCAGGACAGCGTTCCGGTTGTTTATCCAAATCCAAATCGAAATCGAAATCGGGATCGGGATCGGGATCGCTATCGAAATCGGGATCGAATTGTATTTACGGCGGTGCGCTCAAAGATTATTTCCATTATCCTGCTTATCCGTGCAGCCTGGCCGTTGGCTTCCCCTGCGCTGTAATGGGCGGGGGCCTGCAATTGATGCCCCGACGTGATGTATAAAGCTTCAAAGTCCTTTTGGGAACTGTTTTTTGGACACCAATGAATCTTAATATTTCATGAAATATTCGGGTTGAGGAGACGGTATATGACCGGCCAGCCAAAAAACTATCACCGACAGGCGGAAGATACCGTCGCTTTAAAAGGAAAACCCCGGTGGTTGAAGGCAGTGGCATCAGAGTCCAGGCAGACCAGCGAGGCGCTGCGCAAGAGCGAATTGCTGATGCGCGCGATCAACGTGTCGGCACGGGATGCCGTTCTCATGATGGATGCCGAAGGGCGGGTTTCCTACTGGAATCCCGCGGCTGAACGAATCCTTGGTTACACCAGCGATGAGGCACTGGGGCGGAATCTGCATTCCCTGCTTGCCCCTCAGCATTATCGAAGGTTGTTTGAGGCGGCGTTCCCGGAGTTCCAGCGTTCAGGTTGCGGCAATAACGTTGAAAAAACCATGCGGTTAAAAGCCCTGCGAAAAAACGGAGACGAATTTCCTGTAGAACTGTCCCTTGCCGGCGTGCAGCTCCATGACGGATGGCATGCGGTTGGTATTATACGTGACATCTCCAATCGTGAGCTGTCGGATAAGGCCTTGCGGGAGAGCGAAGACAAATTCAGAACCTATATGGAAAAAGCGCCTCTTGGCATATTCGTGGCGGATCACACGGGCCGTTGCCTTGAAGCCAACCAGGCGGCATGCCGGATGAGCGGATACACGGAAGAAGAGCTTTTGGAATTAAGCCTTCAGGATTTTCTCGCTCCGGATTTTTCAGGCGTGGGGATGGCCTCGTTTAAAAAGTTAAAAACAGAGGGCCGCGTAGACGGTGATCTTATGGTACGCGGGAAGAATGGAAAGAATTTCTGGATTAATCTGGTTGCAACAACAATTGGGCCTGACAGAGTGCTTGCTTATTGTCAGGATATCACCAGGCGCAAGCAGACCGAAGAGGAAATCCAGAAAATGGCCTACCATGACGCCCTGACCGGTCTTCCCAACCGGAAGCTCTTCTCCGATCGTCTGGGTATTGCATTGGCCCAGGCCCGGAGGGACCAAAAGGGTATCGCGGCCATCATACTTGATCTCGATAATTTCAAGGACGTGAACGATACCTTTGGCCATGATGTGGGAGATCGTCTTCTCCAGGCAGCGGCAGAGCGGTTAAGCGCTGCACTGAGAAAAAGTGATACGGTTGCGCGCCTGGGTGGCGACGAGTTTGTGCTGATTCTTCCCGACTTAAAGGGGACAGAAGACGTGGACCGGGTTGCACAGAAAATCGTTGACGGTTTTCGAAACCCCTTTTCCATCGACACCCATCAACTCATCGTGACAACGAGTATCGGCATCGCCGTCTACCCCCGGGATGGCATCTCTGAGGTTCTCCTTCTGAAGCATGCCGATATCGCCATGTATCAGGTCAAACAGGCAGGACGGAATGGATACCGCTTCTTTAACCCGAACAGCTCATGAAATTTTTTCACATGGCGGTAGATCGACTACAGCTTCATGTCCCGCGCCTTGCATCCGCAGCCACATCAACCGTGAGCTATTCTGTTGCCCCCCCAAACCAGAATCTCAATTCTCAGAGCCTCCCGTGAGAAAAAGGTCACATGCGCCCACAGGTTAGATATGACCTTTTTTATATAGTTTTTAATAACAACCACGAAAACACTTTTCAGAGTTATTGTCATTAAAAATCAATCCCATAGAAGACAAAACCCGGTGTGCTCAAAACATGGCACAAAGATTGAATTAAAAAACATTGAGCAAGGACAAGTGAACCATCGTGATTCACACGGCATCCACTCAATTTGGAATCAAACAGGGGAAACAACCATGAAATCGAGCAACAGAGAAAAGGCAGAAGGCAAGATTCATCAGGTAAAAGGCAAGTTCAAGGAGGCCGCCGGGATAATCGCCGGCAATCGTGATCTGGAAGCCGTAGGCAAAGAAGAAAAAAAAGAGGGAAAGATTCAGGAAAAACTCGGCCAGATCAAAAAACTGATGGATAAATAGATGATTTTTATCAGTGTTTTTCTCCCTGGACAGCCGGCCGGGGCTTACAATACCGGCAGCAGTTTCACAATCAAATCGCAAGGAGGATCTTATGCTCTGGACAGTCGCGGTAATACTGTTAATCCTGTGGCTGCTGGGATTTGTGAGCAGCTACACCATGGGCGGGTTTATTCATCTCCTGCTGGTCGTTGCCGTCATCGTCGTTCTGGTCAGGGTTATTCAGGGCCGGCGCGTTATTTAGCCGGCGGCATATCATAAATCAGACAATATAAGAAGCGGGGTCAAATGAAAGTAACCACACTTGTTGCCATTATTCTTATTGCCATAGGGATCCTTGCTTTCGGGTATCAGGGAATCTCCTACACGACCAGGGAAAAGGTCGTCGATATCGGGCCACTGGAAATATCGGCGGATAAAACCCGAACGATACCATTGCCGCCGATCGTAGGGGGTCTCGCGCTCGCGGGGGGTATTGTCCTGCTGATCGTGGGCGGGAAAAAGGGCTGAACCGTCCGGGCGGTCGAAACATTCCGCGCGTCGATTCGGCCGCAACGGGCATAATGAAGCGTCAGATGCCGAAGAGCGAAGGATCTCTTTCAACAATGATGAACGTAATCAGAACCATCATGAACGTGTTCCCTGAAAAGCAGAAAGAGGTTTTACAGACACTTCTTTCAATGGTTACGCCGGCCGGGGAAGAAAAAGGCTGCCTGAGCTATGGGATATACAGTGATATCCAGGATGAAAATGTTTTCAACCTGATTTCGGAATGGGAAACCCGTGAACAACTGGACCAGCATATGCGAAGCGACCGCTTCAGCGTTTTGCTGGGGACCAAGAGCTTTTTAATCGACCCGATGAAGATTCAGATTTTTGCGGTTTCGGATACGGAAGGAATGGAGGCGGTCAATGCCGTAAGAAAAAAAATGAAACGGATTTCTCCCGCATGAACACCGGAAGGGCCATCTGATTT includes these proteins:
- the rlmN gene encoding 23S rRNA (adenine(2503)-C(2))-methyltransferase RlmN, translated to MNSTALPQEIQNLTRARFADWLNAHNIAPYRADQVFKWLFVHRAESFDQMTNISKPVRTLLAESFIIGRLKIARTQQSADGTRKYLFELSDGEHIESVLIPEEDHFTLCVSTQVGCAQGCAFCMTAKKGFVRNLTPAEITGQVLGALKTLAPEERLTNIVLMGMGEPLANYDNVITSLDTICDGDCGLQFSTRRVTLSTSGLVPRMAPLGLATTVNLAVSLNATDNKTRDMLMPINKTYPIEVLLEACRTYPLSNRRKITFEYILMAGVNDSEKDALRLVKLLRSIKAKVNLIPFNEHEGAAFKRPDDAAIERFKQILHDRQYTVMTRQSKGADISAACGQLAADIKKYGQNK
- a CDS encoding RNA methyltransferase produces the protein MSPISPVRLYIALVHHPVLGRQAETIASAVTNLDLHDIARAAKTYGAAGYFVVTPLEDQKRLVKRIIAHWTDGSGSRYNPLRAQAFELMRVCDSLAEAAALVTADTGTAPLVAATTARLHPGAVTMEYLKDRLNASPVLLVFGTAWGLAPSVLDQADCVLEPLAGKSAYNHLSVRSAVSIMLDRLAEDRV
- the trmD gene encoding tRNA (guanosine(37)-N1)-methyltransferase TrmD; translated protein: MNFTVLTIFPEMVDAFSQHGIVRRAVESGTISCRTVDIRDYTKDRHRTVDDRPYGGGSGMVMKPEPLAAAIRDARNAYPSARTVLLTPQGRGFTQEAARHLADAAEDLILVCGRYEGIDERVCQGLIDDEISVGDYVLSGGEVPAMIVIDAVTRLIPGALGGEDSAEKETFVQGRIEHAHYTRPPVFEGEPVPEVLVSGNHARIEAWRLETSLVRTLLKRPDLLLERALTPEEKKALKAWCRKVETLVAD
- the ffh gene encoding signal recognition particle protein codes for the protein MFENLSDKLNSVFKKLKGQGTLTEKNIDDGLKEVRFALLEADVHYRIVKQFIADIRERAVGADVLESLTPGQQVIKIVYEELTRLMGETRQDLNLTGQAPVSVMLVGLQGSGKTTTAAKLAVYLKKQGRKPFLVPADVYRPAAIDQLKKLGSQVQVPVFASDPGMNPVDICRQARVAAQQQGCNTLLLDTAGRLHIDEALMEELVGIKQAVSPSDILLVADAMTGQDAVNIAQSFNERLDIGGVILSKMDGDARGGAALSIKAVTGRPIKFVGVGEKTNALEAFHPDRMASSILGMGDVLSFIEKAQSVVDEKKAADLERKLRKNEFTLEDFRDQMTQIRKMGSIGDLMKMIPGMGKVKQMKDMEVDDGQLSRIEAIINSMTAEERRRHAIINGSRRKRIAKGSGTSVQEVNRLLKDYTQVMKMVKKINKGGMRGLGRGMMPF
- a CDS encoding response regulator, whose amino-acid sequence is MTHDTMTAIRKGPFGDAGDRQTHSLEQNNQNVQPVRSLVIDDDSTILRYVALILAMLKFQEVETAQKKPEVMEKLSTGPYDLLLTDLEMPDVNGYRLSRMIKKKRHGTKIIMMTGRDKNDCHGIVASKWVDGWLFKPFGLKELRPMLQCLGMVRD
- a CDS encoding diguanylate cyclase domain-containing protein — its product is MTGQPKNYHRQAEDTVALKGKPRWLKAVASESRQTSEALRKSELLMRAINVSARDAVLMMDAEGRVSYWNPAAERILGYTSDEALGRNLHSLLAPQHYRRLFEAAFPEFQRSGCGNNVEKTMRLKALRKNGDEFPVELSLAGVQLHDGWHAVGIIRDISNRELSDKALRESEDKFRTYMEKAPLGIFVADHTGRCLEANQAACRMSGYTEEELLELSLQDFLAPDFSGVGMASFKKLKTEGRVDGDLMVRGKNGKNFWINLVATTIGPDRVLAYCQDITRRKQTEEEIQKMAYHDALTGLPNRKLFSDRLGIALAQARRDQKGIAAIILDLDNFKDVNDTFGHDVGDRLLQAAAERLSAALRKSDTVARLGGDEFVLILPDLKGTEDVDRVAQKIVDGFRNPFSIDTHQLIVTTSIGIAVYPRDGISEVLLLKHADIAMYQVKQAGRNGYRFFNPNSS
- a CDS encoding sigma-54-dependent Fis family transcriptional regulator, producing the protein MGQKIRQTGCDQRTIEAFLQGADIVLDSIREPLLVLDPALKVVIANRSFYLTFGVNPKETEGALIYDLGNRQWNIPRLKELLEDILPGNTLFHDFEVEHDFATIGRKIMHLNARRIYTEPDQTQLILLAIEDVTDRVSYRRNLEGLVKKKTAELTVALEEAEEKNRIAETSLSEIKKLKQQLEAERAYLQEEIKLEYNHEHIIGQSDGLKYVLYKIEQIADSDTTVLVLGETGTGKELVARAIHNLSRRKNRTMLKVNCAALPTNLIESELFGHEKGAFTGAHARHTGRFEVANGTTLFLDEIGELPLELQPKLLRVLQDGEFERLGSSHSTKVDARIIAATNRNLEEEVRNGNFREDLWYRLNVFPITMPPLRDRLDDIPLLVEFYVKKISRRMGKTIETIPSKIMETLQAYPWPGNVRELENVLERAVINSSGTKLRLVDELKRPFRGLSSSEKTLAAVERDHIVRVLEQTQWKVGGKNSAAEILGLDRSTLRARMRKLNISPPKTIK
- the rpsP gene encoding 30S ribosomal protein S16: MAVKIRLARCGRKKRPFYRMVVADERYARDGRFIEKVGTYNPLVNPAEVVVAKDRVEHWLGQGAQATRTVKSILKKEGVAVS
- a CDS encoding KH domain-containing protein, encoding MKELIEYIAKALVDNPDQTVVTEVDGSQTSVLELKVAKEDLGKIIGKQGRTARALRTILSAASAKLKKRTVLEIIE
- the rimM gene encoding ribosome maturation factor RimM (Essential for efficient processing of 16S rRNA), whose product is MNSSEFLCVGKIVGIHGIRGTVRVYSHSGDIAEFSQGNTLFLRGPKGDERVCTIEWCKPHGRHFLLGALELDSREQAAAVVGYELFALRASLPPLEDDTYYWDDLIGLAVFDKKTLLGRITSIIPTPGNDVYVVTDADTGKETLVPALKSVVGHIDLAAGTMQVSLPESL
- the cyaB gene encoding class IV adenylate cyclase, with the protein product MSHMEIEVKFFLEDKAAVRQRILALGAVSQGERFETNIRFEDREKSLIRRNVLLRLRKDSQATLTLKIPPEVADTEFKVYREIETQVTDFENTKQILAGLGFLPEQVYEKWRETFTAGPVVLCLDTLPYGDFLEIEANKENIRQWAEKLGLAWENRLVTNYLGMFARMREKYGLAFTDVTFENFEGVVVAPEDFFKAE
- a CDS encoding CsbD family protein: MNHRDSHGIHSIWNQTGETTMKSSNREKAEGKIHQVKGKFKEAAGIIAGNRDLEAVGKEEKKEGKIQEKLGQIKKLMDK